The following are encoded together in the Thermomicrobiales bacterium genome:
- a CDS encoding endo alpha-1,4 polygalactosaminidase, with product MLCYMSMGTWEDWRPDAGAYPAGSARQCLGRMAANVSWSSPHRSGWLRFSHCGSISARRKDSMRSSRQHRYHGNDAEVTGFPLTEQDQLAFNRWLADAAHARGLGKIG from the coding sequence GTGTTGTGCTACATGAGCATGGGGACGTGGGAAGATTGGCGCCCTGACGCCGGCGCCTATCCCGCGGGAAGTGCTCGGCAATGCCTGGGACGAATGGCCGCGAACGTTTCGTGGAGTTCGCCGCATCGATCTGGCTGGCTCCGATTCTCTCATTGCGGCTCGATCTCTGCGCGGAGAAAGGATTCGATGCGGTCGAGCCGACAACATCGATACCATGGCAACGACGCCGAGGTCACCGGGTTTCCCTTGACCGAGCAGGACCAGCTTGCATTCAATCGCTGGTTGGCCGATGCGGCCCATGCGCGTGGTCTTGGCAAGATCGGCTGA